ATTGAGTTATTGATTTAAATAAATAATGTAATTTTACTACATACTAAATAAATATAGTTACGTGAAAGAAAAAAAATGGAAAAAAAAACGCGGATAGTTGCTACTTTGGGGACGAAGATGGGGAAAAATGGTAGAACTGTGGATAATAAACAAATCCTTACAAAATTAATACAGAAAGGATTGAATGTTATACGTTTAAATTTTTCTCATATCACTCAAGAAAAGGATAGGATGGAAATTAAAGAGTTGGTAAGGATAGTAAGAGAAGAGATTAATGAAGAGTTAGGGACAAATGTTTGTTTTTTACAAGATTTACAAGGTCCGAAAATACGTGTTGGGAAAATGAATACAGATATTTATGTAAAAGATGGAGATACAATAATTATAACTACACATATCTTAGATAATACATATGAGGGGAAAATTCCAAAAATATTTTGCGATTATGAGTATTTTTGTGAAGATGTAGAAGTAGGCCATTCTGTGTTTATTAATGATGGATATATTGAGATGCGGGTAAAAGAAAAAGATATGCATAAAAAGGAAGTTACTTGTTCTGTTATAAATGGGGGAAAAATTTCTTCTCACAAAGGAATAAACTTACCACAAACTCTTGTCAAAGCTGCTTCTTTAACCCCCGATGATGAAAATGATTTACATTTTGGAATAGAAGTTTTAAAAGTAGAATGGGTTGCTATTTCTTTTGTAAAAACGGGTGCTGATATAATAGATTTGAGAAACAAAATTAATGATATAAGTAGGAACGCAAAACAAGATTGTCCAAAGATAATTGCAAAAATAGAAACTCCTGAGGCACTGAAAAATATAGATTCTATTATCAAAGAAACAGATGCTATTATGGTGGCGAGGGGAGATTTGGCAGTAGAAACGCCTCTTTATAATGTTCCTATTTTGCAAAAAGAAATGATAAAGAAGTGTAATGCCAATGGAAAAGCGGTCATAGTAGCGACTCAGATGTTGGAGAGTATGATAACAAATCCTCGTCCCACAAGGGCAGAAGTGAGTGATGTAGCAAATGCAGTATTAGACGGTGCTGATGCTGTTATGCTTTCGGGAGAAACTTCTGCTACTGATGCTTTGTATCATGTTGAGGTTGTAGAAACCATGGCAAAGATTATTCAACATACAGAACAAAATCTTTCAGATACAAAAATTAATGGAGTAGAAATACGTAGTAATATATATAATAAGATACAAAAATACCCTGATTTTTCTACAGAGAGTCGATCTAATGATGAGTTGGTAAGGGGTGCTTGTATAATAGCAAAAGAAATTAATGCAACAAAAATAATTGCTACTTCTCGGAGTGGCTATACGGGGTTGCGTATAGCTATACATAGACCTGAATGCGATATATTTATTTTTTCAGAGAATCGTTTTGTGGTAAAAATGCTCAATCTTATATGGGGTATTAATACTTTTTATATCCAAAAAAGGGGTGATTCTTTGGAAAGCACTTTTGATATCATTAGAAAAAAGTTATTAGATGAAAAGAAAGCAAAAACAGGGGAGAAAGTGGTCTTTATTACGGATTCTTTTTTGGTTACCGAAAAAATAAAAGGTTTTTGCGATACTATTAAAATAGAAAAAATATAAACATACATGAATACAAATAAAAAACTACGTAATATTCTTTTTTTTGTTATTTTTTTACTCTTTGTTGCGTATCTTGCGGAAAATAAATTTCATTTTTTAGCGTCTCGTGGTTCTGTTCCTACTTCTTTACCGAAGCAAGCAGTTCCTTTATATGTAAAAGCTATGGTAGTAAAACCAAAAGCATTTGATGAGAAACTCACGGTAACGGGTACTCTTATTGCATACGAGCAAATAGATATTATATCGGAGGTTTCGGGGAAAATCCAAAGGATTCTTTTTAAAGAGGGTGATTGGGTAAAAAAAGGGCAATTGCTTATACAATTAGATGTTTCTTATTTAGAAGCACAATTAGAGAAGTTACATTTTTCTAAAAAATTATACGAAACGAATGAATTTCGTCAGAGAAAGCTTTTGGAGAAAGAAGCTATTAGTCAAGAAGAGTATGATATAGCTATTACTCAGTTGAATACCACTAATGCTGACATTAAAGTATTAGAGAATCAAATACAAAAGTCTTTTCTAAAAGCGGCTTTTAGTGGCTATATAGGTTTAAGGATGGTGAGCGAGGGAGCATTTATTACTTCTAATACAGATATTTCTACTCTTACGAATAAAGATTCTATCAAAATAGAGTTTTCTATACCAGGGAAATATAGTCATTTAGCAAAAAAGGGGAAAAAGATATTTTTTTCTTCGGATATTTCTAAAAGGAGTTACGAAGGAATAATATATGCTGTTTCATCGGTAGTAGATCAGGCGACAAGAACTTTGAAAGTAAGGGGTATTGTTCCTAATAAAGACAATGATCTTTTTCCGGGGCAGTTTACTACGGTTGACATTGTTTTAGAACATAAAGAAAATGCTATTTTAATTCCTACTGAGTCCATTGTAAATGATATTAATGGCAATAAAATCTTTCTATCTAAAAATAATATTGCTGTTGAGCAGGTTGTTACTATGGGAACGAGAACTTCCACAGAAGTAGAAATATTAGACGGTGTCAATACACAAGATACTCTTATCATTTCTGGGTTATTGCAAATAAAAAATGGTACCTCATTATATATTTCAGATTTTATTCAGTAAAGTGATATTCATTTTAATGTTACAATGGTGACTCCGTTTCCTCCTTGTTCTATTGTTTCTTGAGAAATATTGCTTACAAAAGAGAGTGTTTTCAGATGTTCTTGCACTGTTTTCCTTAGGGTGCCATTTCCTGTGCCATGTATTATTTTTACTTCGGATACATTGAGCAATATTGCCTCATCTAAAAATGTATTTACTATGAGTATACTTTCGTTTGCTCTTTTTCCTCTTATGTTAAGAGATGTTTGAAAGGTT
The nucleotide sequence above comes from Chitinophagaceae bacterium. Encoded proteins:
- the pyk gene encoding pyruvate kinase; translated protein: MEKKTRIVATLGTKMGKNGRTVDNKQILTKLIQKGLNVIRLNFSHITQEKDRMEIKELVRIVREEINEELGTNVCFLQDLQGPKIRVGKMNTDIYVKDGDTIIITTHILDNTYEGKIPKIFCDYEYFCEDVEVGHSVFINDGYIEMRVKEKDMHKKEVTCSVINGGKISSHKGINLPQTLVKAASLTPDDENDLHFGIEVLKVEWVAISFVKTGADIIDLRNKINDISRNAKQDCPKIIAKIETPEALKNIDSIIKETDAIMVARGDLAVETPLYNVPILQKEMIKKCNANGKAVIVATQMLESMITNPRPTRAEVSDVANAVLDGADAVMLSGETSATDALYHVEVVETMAKIIQHTEQNLSDTKINGVEIRSNIYNKIQKYPDFSTESRSNDELVRGACIIAKEINATKIIATSRSGYTGLRIAIHRPECDIFIFSENRFVVKMLNLIWGINTFYIQKRGDSLESTFDIIRKKLLDEKKAKTGEKVVFITDSFLVTEKIKGFCDTIKIEKI
- a CDS encoding efflux RND transporter periplasmic adaptor subunit gives rise to the protein MNTNKKLRNILFFVIFLLFVAYLAENKFHFLASRGSVPTSLPKQAVPLYVKAMVVKPKAFDEKLTVTGTLIAYEQIDIISEVSGKIQRILFKEGDWVKKGQLLIQLDVSYLEAQLEKLHFSKKLYETNEFRQRKLLEKEAISQEEYDIAITQLNTTNADIKVLENQIQKSFLKAAFSGYIGLRMVSEGAFITSNTDISTLTNKDSIKIEFSIPGKYSHLAKKGKKIFFSSDISKRSYEGIIYAVSSVVDQATRTLKVRGIVPNKDNDLFPGQFTTVDIVLEHKENAILIPTESIVNDINGNKIFLSKNNIAVEQVVTMGTRTSTEVEILDGVNTQDTLIISGLLQIKNGTSLYISDFIQ